A single Capricornis sumatraensis isolate serow.1 chromosome 20, serow.2, whole genome shotgun sequence DNA region contains:
- the LOC138095811 gene encoding secretoglobin family 2B member 2-like, which produces MMKGALLVLALLVTRELTFKTTEACPVFYGGVAALLSGSKTLLNSTLDLVDTTDEEKAAFGKVQDCFNDAGFDAKLKMVELVGSIIFDKDCFGYQVSTVVNSLYGIILSAVSLVK; this is translated from the exons ATGATGAAGGGAGCACTGCTTGTGCTGGCCTTGCTGGTGACCAGAGAGCTGACCTTCAAGACGACTGAGG CCTGCCCTGTGTTTTATGGCGGGGTTGCTGCATTGTTATCTGGAAGCAAAACATTGTTGAATTCAACGCTCGATTTGGTTGATACTACTGATGAGGAAAAGGCAGCCTTTGGAAAAGTCCAGGATTGCTTCAATGATGCGGGATTTGATGCCAAGCTGAAGATGGTAGAACTCGTG ggtTCCATCATCTTTGACAAGGATTGTTTCGGCTATCAAGTGTCCACGGTTGTGAATAGTCTTTATGGAATAATTCTCAGTGCAGTCTCTTTGGTGAAATAG